The sequence CTAAGTGATATAACTGAGTTTTTTAAACAGAGGATAGAAAAGGCAGAGAGTTTTGGTGTGCAAGATTTTATCTTAGACGTTGGTATAGGCTTTGGAAAAACAGTGGAGCACAATTTAACACTTATCAAACACCTTGAGCATTTTTTAACTCTAAGAAAACCTCTTTTAGTTGGAGCTTCTAGAAAATCAATGATAGATAAAATCTCGCCATCAACTCCGCAAGATAGGCTAGGGGGAACCCTAGCCTTGCATCTTGAAGCCATAAAAAATGGTGCTAGCATGATTAGAGTTCATGATGTAGGTGAGCATGTCCAAGCCATGAAAATCCAAAAAGCACTCGATCCTATATAAAAAGGAAGGTCAATATGAAGTTTCCAAATATCGCTGATATTGCAACTCGTGAAGTTATAACAATAGACATAAAACATACTTTTGAAGAGGCTATGGCTAAGATGTTAAAGGGTGAACATCGAAATATTATAGTTGTTGATAAAGATAGGTATTTCGTAGTTGGAGTAGTAGATATCTTAAATCTTAAAACGAATAATATCGATGTAAAAACACCACTTAAAGATATACAGCTAGTAAATGTCCCAACTATAAAAAAAGACCAAAATATCTTAGAAGCAGTAGACTACTTAAATAACTCTACAGAGTATATCTGCGTTGTAAATAATGATATGAGTCTTTATGGGCTTATAACTCATACTGATATAACAGAAAATATTGACCCTGATACACTGATGGATAATTATCGTATTGAAGACTTTTTAAAGCTTGGCAGAAGAATGAAGTGGGTTAATAAAGATGCTAAAATCATGTCTTTGCTTGAAGATATGGTTAGCAATCTTTATGACAATGTAGTAGTTGTAGAAGATTTAAAACCTATTGGCATCTTTACAACTAAAGATATTATGAGACTTGTTAAAAATGATATTGATTTAGATGTTGAGATAAAAGAGCATATGTCATCACCAGTTCAGTCCATCAACAAAAACTTCTCCATCAGAGAAGCACTTAGCTTTTTAAAAGAGAGACAGTTTAAGAGAGTTATAGTTGTAGATGATGATGGACATCTCTCTGGGATAATCTCGCAAAAAGAACTTATAACGCTTTCATACTCAAAGTGGAGTTCACTTATGAAAGAGTATCAAGATGAGTTAAGAGAGATAAATAAAAAGCTTCAAACTAAAAATATAGAGTATGAAAACTTAGCATCTACAGATGCGCTAACAGGTCTGTACAATCGACATAAGTTTACTCAACTCTATCTATCTTCATATGAATCTATGGTTCAAAGACACAACAAAATGTCTGTTATACTCCTAGATATAGATCACTTTAAAAAGGTAAATGATATATATGGACATAACATCGGAGACAAAGCTCTTATAGAGGTCTCTAAGATGCTTACTGAAATGTTAAGAGAAGTAGATATTGTTTGTAGATGGGGAGGCGAAGAGTTTATTGTGCTTCTTCCAACAGCAGATTTAGAAGGTGCAATTTTAATCGCAAAAAAGCTTCAAAAATCTATAAAAGAAATAAAGATTGATAAAGTAGGAAGCATAACAGCTAGTTTTGGAGTCTCCGAGGTAAGAGAAGGAGAAGAGATGCAAGACGCAATAAACAGAGCCGATAAGGCTCTATATCTTGCAAAAAAGGACGGAAGAGATTGTGTTAGAAACCAGAGCGATATCTAACACCTAAACGCTCTTAAACACTAAGATAGATTACTCTATCTCAGCGTCGATTACGTCGTCATCTTCTTTTTTCTTTTTCTTTTGAGCTTCAGCATCTGCTGCTTGCTCGCCGCCTTGCTCTTGTTTATACATTTGCTCAGCCATTTTGTGAGAAGCTTCTGTAAGAGCTTTTACTTTCTCTTCTATTTGATCTTTAGTAGCAGAGTCATTTTTTAGAGTCTCTTTTAGATCTGCTACAGCAGCTTCAATTTTTGTTTTTTCATCAGCTTCTATCTTATCGCCCATCTCAGTTAGAGACTTCTCAGTTTGTGCGATTAGTGCATCAGCTTGGTTTCTCAAATCAACCATAGCTTTTCTTTCGCTATCAGCTGCTTTGTTCTCTTCTGCATCTTGAACCATTTTGTTAATCTCTTCTTCACTTAACCCTGAACTTCCGCTAATCGTAATAGATTGAGATTTTCCTGTACCTTTGTCAGTTGAAGAGACTGTTAATATTCCGTTTGCATCTATATCAAAAGTAACTTCGATTTGAGGTACACCACGTGGTGCTGCTGGAATATCACCTAACTCAAAAAGTCCTAAAGACTTGTTGTCTTTTGCAAACTCTCTCTCACCTTGAACAACTGAGATACTAACTGCTGGCTGGTTGTCTTCAGCAGTTGAGAATATTTGAGATTTTTTAACAGGTATAGTTGTACCTTTTTCAATAATCTTAGTAGCAACTCCACCTAAAGTCTCGATACCAAGGCTCAATGGAGTAACATCTAATAGAAGAACGTCTTTAACATCTCCTCTTAAAACTCCACCTTGAATAGCAGCACCCGCAGCTACAACTTCATCAGGATTAACACTTTTGTTAAGTTTTTTTCCGCCAAAGTATTTGCTAACTGCCTCTGCTGCTGCTGGAACACGAGTAGAACCACCAACCATGATAATCTCTTTAATGTCTCCATTGCTTAAATCTGCTTCTTTCATAGCTACTCTAATATGCTCTATCGTTTCTTCAATAAGCTCTGAGATCATTCCCTCAAATTTAGCACGAGTTAGTTTGATAACTAAGTGCTGTGGTCCTGCATCTGTCATTGTAATAAATGGCAGGTTTATCTCAGTTTCACTTGAAGAACTTAACTCTTTTTTAGCATTCTCAGCAGCATCTTTTAGACGTTGCAACGCCATTTTGTCATTTTTAAGGTCTATGCCATGAGAGTTTTTAAACTCACTATTTAGAAAGTCAACGATCTTATTGTCAAAGTCATCTCCACCTAAAAATGCATTACCATCAGTTGAGAGAACCTCAAAAGTACCATCTGAAATCTCTAAAACAGTAACGTCAAATGTTCCACCACCAAGGTCATATACTAAAACATTCTCTTCTGCTTTACTCTCAAGACCATAAGCTAGTGCAGATGCAGTTGGCTCGTTTATGATACGAAGAACATTTAGCCCAGCGATTGTTCCAGCGTCTTTTGTTGCTTTTCTTTGAGCATCATTAAAGTATGCTGGAACTGTAATAACTGCGTCAGTTACGCTAGATCCAATGTACGCCTCTGCATCTTCTTTTAGTTTAGCTAAAATCTTAGCTGAAATCTCTTGAGGAGTGTAGATTTTACCTGCTACGTCAACGCATGCTGAGCCATCTTTATCAACGATATTGTATGTTACTTTATCGTGTGCCTCTTTAGCATTTTCTTCATTCATCATAAGACCCATAATTCTCTTAATAGAAGAGATAGTCTTCTCTGGGTTTGTGATAGCTTGACGTTTAGCAGGATCACCTACTAAAACCTCGCCTTTATCTGTAAAAGCAACTATTGATGGAGTTGTGTTTTTTCCCTCTTTATTTGGGATGATTTTTGCTTCGCCACCCTCGTAAACTGCTACACATGAATTTGTTGTTCCTAAATCTATACCTATTACTTTACTCATTATATTATTTCCTTATAATTTATTTCATAAATTTCAAGGGAACCTTTTCCCTATTCATTTTGTCACGCCAAAGGAACAAAGTCCCTTTGGCTACGCTAATACCCCAAGGGTACTCCGTCGTGCGCGCTGAGTTTCCCTCAGCGGGAAGTCCTCGCAACCTTGTTGCTCTTATACTCTTTTAACCTTTACAAAAATGCCGTAAGCATTTTTGTACTTTAGTGGCAAAGCGCCTAGCGTAGATAATTGGGACTTGTTCCAATTATCGTACTAATATTAACTCGCCACTATAACCATCGCTTCACGCAGTGGTCTATCTTTATATCTATAACCTGTTTGAAAAGTTTGGACTATTTGTCCGCTCTCTACATTCTCACTCTCTACACTTTGAACAGCGTTGTGAATGTTTGGATCGAATGGCTCATCGTGTGACACCATTGTTACACCATGTTTTTCTAAAGAAGTTATAAGTTGCTTATATGTAAGCTCTATCCCCTCTTTTAGTTTGTCGAAAAGTTCTGCTTTGTTTGCATCAGCATTAGCAGAGTTCATAGCACCTTGAAGTGAGTCCATAACTGGAATCAAATCTTTTGCAAACTTCTCATTTGCATAGTCTAGTGCAGTGTACTTTTCGCGTTCAAGCCTTTTTTTAATGTTATCAAAATCAGCGTGAACCCTTGCGTACTTATCTTTTAGAGCTAGCAACTCTTCTTGAAGAAGGTCAAACTCATTTTCTACAGCTTCAGCCTCTGCTTCAGCTTCATCATTTAGCGTATCTGTACTTTTGTCATCTGTGGACTCAGTATCTAGTTCTTCATCTGATTTGTTTTGCATAGTTGTTAAATCACTCCTTTTTTTAAAAAGATAGCATCATTATACATATTGAGTGTAATAATGTCAAGTATTAGTTTAGTTTTTTTATATAAATGAACTTGAGTCTCATTGTATCAAGTCTTAGAAATACTATTTTAAAGCTATTTCTAGTATGATTATAACAATAATAAATTTATCTTTTGGAGGATAATATGAAAATTATAGCATGGATTTTAGGAATAATTTTTAGTTTAATTTTTTTAGCTTATATAATTGCATTTACATCTTTTGGCAACTCAATAATAGCACCTACAATAGAGTTAAAAATAAAAGAGCAGACGAAGATGGATAGTAAGCTTAGTACATTTTCTCTAAGTATGAGTGAGATTGATGTAATTTTGGAGATAAGTGAGCAAAATATTATCAAAATAAAAGGTAATTACTCACTCTTTTCACAAAGTTTTGACCTTAACTATAAAGTGGAGTTAAATAACCTTGCATCTCTTAAACCTCTAACAAATGTAGAACTTCGCAACTCACTCTTTACAAACGGAAAAGTAAAAGGAGATATGGCTTTTATGAACATAGATGGAGTAAGTGATGTGGCTTCTAGCACTACAACTTACCATATTGAGCTAAAAGACCTAAATCCTACTTCCATCATCGCTAAAATAAATGGAG is a genomic window of Sulfurimonas hongkongensis containing:
- a CDS encoding diguanylate cyclase, encoding MKFPNIADIATREVITIDIKHTFEEAMAKMLKGEHRNIIVVDKDRYFVVGVVDILNLKTNNIDVKTPLKDIQLVNVPTIKKDQNILEAVDYLNNSTEYICVVNNDMSLYGLITHTDITENIDPDTLMDNYRIEDFLKLGRRMKWVNKDAKIMSLLEDMVSNLYDNVVVVEDLKPIGIFTTKDIMRLVKNDIDLDVEIKEHMSSPVQSINKNFSIREALSFLKERQFKRVIVVDDDGHLSGIISQKELITLSYSKWSSLMKEYQDELREINKKLQTKNIEYENLASTDALTGLYNRHKFTQLYLSSYESMVQRHNKMSVILLDIDHFKKVNDIYGHNIGDKALIEVSKMLTEMLREVDIVCRWGGEEFIVLLPTADLEGAILIAKKLQKSIKEIKIDKVGSITASFGVSEVREGEEMQDAINRADKALYLAKKDGRDCVRNQSDI
- the dnaK gene encoding molecular chaperone DnaK, with the protein product MSKVIGIDLGTTNSCVAVYEGGEAKIIPNKEGKNTTPSIVAFTDKGEVLVGDPAKRQAITNPEKTISSIKRIMGLMMNEENAKEAHDKVTYNIVDKDGSACVDVAGKIYTPQEISAKILAKLKEDAEAYIGSSVTDAVITVPAYFNDAQRKATKDAGTIAGLNVLRIINEPTASALAYGLESKAEENVLVYDLGGGTFDVTVLEISDGTFEVLSTDGNAFLGGDDFDNKIVDFLNSEFKNSHGIDLKNDKMALQRLKDAAENAKKELSSSSETEINLPFITMTDAGPQHLVIKLTRAKFEGMISELIEETIEHIRVAMKEADLSNGDIKEIIMVGGSTRVPAAAEAVSKYFGGKKLNKSVNPDEVVAAGAAIQGGVLRGDVKDVLLLDVTPLSLGIETLGGVATKIIEKGTTIPVKKSQIFSTAEDNQPAVSISVVQGEREFAKDNKSLGLFELGDIPAAPRGVPQIEVTFDIDANGILTVSSTDKGTGKSQSITISGSSGLSEEEINKMVQDAEENKAADSERKAMVDLRNQADALIAQTEKSLTEMGDKIEADEKTKIEAAVADLKETLKNDSATKDQIEEKVKALTEASHKMAEQMYKQEQGGEQAADAEAQKKKKKEDDDVIDAEIE
- the grpE gene encoding nucleotide exchange factor GrpE translates to MQNKSDEELDTESTDDKSTDTLNDEAEAEAEAVENEFDLLQEELLALKDKYARVHADFDNIKKRLEREKYTALDYANEKFAKDLIPVMDSLQGAMNSANADANKAELFDKLKEGIELTYKQLITSLEKHGVTMVSHDEPFDPNIHNAVQSVESENVESGQIVQTFQTGYRYKDRPLREAMVIVAS